The DNA region TCAACAAAAGGCAACAATTCCAGAGAAGCATTCTACATATCCATGAAAGCCCTGCACGACGACAATTATATATGCAACAGAACCGAAATCAGCATCCGAGTCAAGAAGGCAGTAATATATCTAAgttagaattaattaattaagtgcgGATCAACAGAAAGAAGCAGTAAGCCAGTAATATTCTtcaagaagagagagagagaagagggcTAGGGTAAGGGATCATCGGTCGTCCATCTCGAGCACGGAGTGGAGATCAGAACAAGCTGTTGGGTGGGAGGAACGAAGCCTGGTCCGAGAGTCATTTAGGGTTTGGGCTTCAATTAATCAATTGAATAACTGATCGGCACCCCTCAATGGCCCTCGAGCCAGACAACCATTCCTCTCACCCTAacccttcttcatcttcaggCAGCAAAGGCTATACATCCTCTCCTATGTAAATACTCGTAACCAATATGCAAATGCATACCATAATATTCCTCCATGTGTGTATATGTCTAAAAATGGTGCTATTTGAGGGGAATGAAGCCTGGTCCGAAGCTATACAGCAAGCGAGTACTGTTCGTCTCTCGGGAGCTTTGTATGAAAGCCTCGAGCCAGCCAACATTCCCCACAAAACCCTATAGCTGAAGCTGAAGACCAGACATAGAGAAGAAGAGATGACAAGGAAGGGAGAGAAAGATGGAGTGATAGAAACAcagagaggaggagaaggggAAGGGGAGGGCTTCTTTATAAAGGGAATGTTCCTGATTTAGCTTATACAAAATGGCATTCGTTTAAATACTGATAATGTTAACCCTACAAGGACAAATTCCCTATTCACTATTTGCCACCATTCAATTAACCTGTCAGGTGACCAAGCCCTCCTCATTTTTCCCCccctattcattcatttcctAGGCCGTGAGTGATTGGTCACCACTCATTGACCCTAGAAAAGCTACACTACATATAAGTAAATTGTTACATGATGAAGACACGACTGCATCAGTCACGACTGTCTGCAGAAAACTTGATATGAAGATTACGATACGCATGGTTAACATTAATCTCTTCAAAACTTGGGAGGTGCAATAACAATTAACCTTTTCTAACCATTCCGGATTATCGTAAATTAGCAACACAAACAGCTGTTTGTTGTGGAACCTGCTGTTCGCGGTCAACTGTCCAACCTGTGACCTGCTGCCCCCAGTTTCTACTTCTGCCCCCAGCTATCGAGTCAAACGCAAACcaacacaacaaaacaaaaatatattcgtaaaattaggaaattaatattattatatgagaTTGAGATGAGACACACAGTGCATTgacatgagagagagagagagagagagagagagagagggacaaAACCTCCTTAAATGCGATTCTTTTCATCATTACCTTATTATTTTGAGCTTTTGAGAGAGCCCTTACTTTCCAACTTCCCTGTACCTTCCAATGCCCGCACGGTCAGTCTgactgactttttttttttccacttctctttctttatttcatgacttaatttattaataattttcaaatttcaaaaactaattaattttcattcttcCTCGATCATCACCTCATTCTCTCACCCTCTTGTTTATCTCAATCGCCTCTCAGCCGTTCGATCTCTCTGTTATTGTGAAAGGACATGCATATGTACCCTTATATTAGATGAGAAAGATATGAGTAAATGAGCAATTGACATGAAAATGACAAGATGCTATGATTCAGAGGGGAAAGAACCCGAGACAGCCTTGCGAACGGTATCTTTTCCATTGTTTATTCGCGAAAATTTGTCTTAAATTTCCTCACCAGACATTCTAATGGCAGTAGTTAATGTGTATGTTTCAATTGGTCCCTCATGCATGCACTTGTTGCCAAATcccaaaataaatatgtatatacatctaTCATGTATGCATCATGCCTTCAATTTCCAcccttataattaattatctctcttcctctcaCTCCACGCATGAATTGCATTGCATGAAAACTCCGTTTGTCTTTTGAAGAACAAAATAAACAACGAATAATTGAGCTCCTGTGATGTTCATCAACTAGAAACAAACCTTCGATGCTTATGAGCAACTCAAGCCGGCCATTTCCATGTGCCGAGTGAGCAACTCAAGTCGGCCATTTTTATGCTGCTTTACTATTGTTGCATTCGttgcatatatatgttaaaaGTTTAGTTTTCTGTTTGATACTTTATGCTTTGGCTatattaagtgcttaaaatcaacatgaattggttcaagtggttcAACACAGCTTATTCCCTTTAAACAATGTCTTAAGTTCaagtattgtgaatggagaaaattcatgattataagagttttatcccttagtagACAAATCCATgattatgagagttttatctcttagtaGACTTACCTAATTCAGatctaaattttcaaaacataTTGGACTTTCGGATATCATACGATTTACATCGAAATGCGAAAATAAAGTACACAAAAGGTGCCAGTCTAACATGCATGACCCAACATGCACTACCAATCGTGTGTATCTAGAGAGTATTAACAAGTCAAAAATCGTCtagcaataaaattactaaaaaatttGCTTGTACATCAATCCGTTGGCTTTTCTTACAATTGATTGACGGACTTCAAACCGTCGAAACATGATCAcgatgaaacaaaaataaagacagatttttctttttttcttttttttcttttttggtgaagtagattgattttcaattttgggGAAGTTGCGTATGTATACATAATAGGGATGCAAAAATTGATGATACATAGAAAGGGTAAGGAGGGAGATGTAATAGACCATGACCCTCATACATGTTTATTTTTAGGCATGGCAGTGTTCCTGAACAGTGTCTTCCGTGAAACACGTCATGGCAAAGACGGCGTTTAAGGCAGTTCCCGATCTCAGCCGTCCAACCGGGGCATCCGACGGTTGGAAGCACACCATCACGGAGCCGGACTTGTCGGTGTCAGCGGGAGCGTAGGGTCGGGAAACGAGGAAAAGTGCCCGACTAACGAGGAGagacaaaatttaaaaaattaaaatccaaatttattttttaaaatctcgGGGTGATGAGGTGGACCTGTCAAAGTCAAAGCGATCGACGGCTCGGATGCTCTCGCTCATCGTACGCTGCAGGCACCGCCACGTGATCGGATTTAATTCTCCGCTGGTGTCGTGGGCCCCGCCAAGGGGACAGCTGCACGTGCATGCTGGGCCAGCTTGTACAGGTGGGCTTCGCCTACTTGGTGGGGCCCGGTTGGGTCAACTCGTGGGGCCCATTGGGCCTCAGGAGGTGTGTAATCATGCCTAAATGATGAGTGTGATGGATGTATGGGTTGGAGGAGTTGGGCCATGTCACGGCGTGAAGACACGCGCGACATAATGCGGATCTCTCGGGGCGGATTTTAACAATTTTCATCATCCATGacataattaacaaaataaataaataaataaataaataaatatgattcTTCCCTTCTTGGTGATGTGGTGTTAAGGAGATCGATCTGATTATTGTAAAACCATTTGCTTGTCGCGGGACATTATACTGGCTATATTTCGTCAATTCAATATAATTTTACTAAATTTTATTGAGTAGAAACGTAAGTAAAATGCTCTAGGATACTTTAacggttctttttttttttttttttaaaccaaTTTTTCAGAAATTTTACTCTGGACAAGTCCCTTTGGATTGATTCTCGCTAACGCTCTTTAATGTAGGCGGTGCAGGTTACACAATTTTTGTAGGTACGAAACATTTAACTCTATAGTCTTTAATGTTTGCATGGTTCTATGCTTTTTCAGCAGTTGCAGGACCATCAATGGCTTTTCACTTCCATGTGCAAGTATTGGTCGTGTTTGGTTTTTGTAAGACTGTAAAATGAACTTGAAATGTGTCCTTTCACATGAGAGGAGAACAAATTTGGGACATTATTTTGTCGGAAGTTGCCATCATCGTTCGGGCACCCACACCACAGTCGCTGAAACTTCTAAACCGATAGCTCTTTCTGTACAGTGAAACCAAATGAGATGGAACAAGCCGTTCTCTTTCTGCTTCAGATGTAACGAATGGGGCCGATGACAAGGGAATATGATAATAGAAAAGTCTCTTGTTTTGAGGAAAAGACCATGAGATACATCCCCAGCACACGGGCTGTAATTGTCTCAGAAAAATGTTTACTTCACAGATTGCTGTACAAGAAAAGGGCAGCTAGCTAACATATAGCACAGGTTGTACACCTCCTGAAATCCTAATGTCTAACCTGCTTACAAATTGCCACATAGAATTCCCTTCCGGGAACCTCGCAACATTCAGGGAGGGGAGAATCAAAGCTCCAAAGGCTATGTCGATAAAGGACAAGCTCATGTGGCGCCCCAGTTGGGCCAAGGCAATGGGTTACCAGCACTAGGCTTAAATTGTGTTGTATCAGAACCCGGCAAATTCTGAGGAAGGCTATGTTGCTGAGGAAGCAGATTGCACAGTACCACCAAGTCTGTTGTGCTTAGAGCAGGGAATGAACCACCAACCAAACTTGAGACTAGGGGTTTCTGCTGAGGAACTAGTTGCGGGTTGAAATTAGAAGCAGAGGTGCTTGAGGTTTCGCTGCTCCTCGATGGATTCCCTCCCCAAGTTTTACCAACCTTCTTTGCTGGAGAATCTTCATTTCGTTTCCGCTTCTTATTTTTACGGGAACGAGAAGTGGGACCTCCGTGATCATGATTCGGATTAAGTTTTACCAGGGGGCTGAGGCACGTGTCTTCAGAGCCAAATATCAGTTCACTCAATTTGTGCCCCTCCATGTGCCCATCAAGAAACATGAGAATGAAACAGATTGAGTTGTTGATGCAGTCATAGATTGTTTTAGCTTCATTCGTCCCGACTGCCCTTGCAACATTCTGGGACCTATCAGTGAAATCTTCCACCTATTGAAGAGTGTGAGACAACGTTGTTAAGTATATCAACTATCAATTATTCTAAACAAGCACGGCTAAAATATGGGATTTCAGAAGAAGAGGTAAGGGAAGTGAATTTACACTTATTGGGTTACACTCTGAGTCAAATGTTTTTGAAGTCCATGATGCATTATACAAGCTGGCACAGAGGCCCTTTTGCCAAAGTTTCTCGACAGAAGCCAGCTGCAACAGAAACAGAATGATGGAGAACCAGTTAAATATTCCAGGAGAACTTTGATGCCTGGCCTCTGGAGTTAGGAGCTTTTAAGAGTTAACAAACCAAGTTATAGAATATATGAAAGAACTATAAAATTCTGCCTATTTGGGAAGATATGTTATCAATTCCGAGCGTCACTTTCTTCTTGTAAAGGAGGTAATATTTGCTGGTATATAAACTCGATGAGCTGAACAGAAGTCCCTCTTCAGCTCTGACTAATTTCTCCAGCATCTATCTGATTAGCGGCCTTTCAATGATTTCCATTGATTCCGTCTGTCTGTTAGACTAAGAATAACGCAGCAAGTATATCTCcagaagaaaatgataaatcCAAGAAAAGTAGTTTCCATCCTTCGAACTTCTTTCCTTCAGGCTGATGCTAAGCGTTAGGTACAGAAGTTACCTTAATTAAGAGAGTCATGAAGAGCTGACTAAGAGATTCTTCATTTGgttttccataatttttgAAGCCATCAACATTTTTTCTTACTTGTGCAGGCTCAGTTCCATCTGCAATCAAACTAAGAAACTTTCCATATCTGACCAAATGAAGCATAAACCATGAGCTGTCACTTAGGAAGTTTCAACATGGGTGAAACATAAAGAACATTACATATTGCATTTAAAAGGTAAGAGAGATTGGATGCCAAAAATTAGCGAGCATTATATGTCTTTTGGCCAGTTCCAGAGTTCATGCTCATAGAAGACTCTTCCCCGTAATTcccgttctctctctctctctctctctctctctctctctctctctctctctcacattcAAGAATACATATTCTCGGATACTATAAATATGTTTCTAAGGAAGATAATCTCCAAAAATTGTAAGGGGGAGCTCACTTATAAGTGTTCTGCTGGGAAGTTAACATCACCTTtcaaaaatagagaaaacggAGGCAGTATGGGGGGATCTCGAGTCTGTGAAATCAAAGTTAAACAAGAATAAACAATTAGATACAATAAGTCTTCGATGCTATCACTACAAAATAATGAATACAACTTTAAGTGAAAGCAACTAATGATATTACCTAAGGAAACCTAAGTATCAAAACCAGATAATAGATATGCTTTACAGCCATTAAAATTACCTGCAAGTGAAAAGCAACTAATGATATTATGGAAAGAGAATTTAACGTGCGATCCTTCGAACTATTGATGCCATTTGCTTTTGCCCAAGCTTTCACCTGCAATTAGCAGAAGTATTGCCCATGATAAGATTAAAATCCACGTGAGGAAGAATAACTAATTCCCTAAACAGCAAGAAACAAATCCATCAGTCAGGAAAAAAGAAGTGGaagagaaaatggaaaagaataaACAGATATGAGAACGTTATAATGGACCCTCAggcaattttcattttaaagtTGATAAATTCTCTCGATTACTTTAGTCTCCAGAGGCTACTAATGAATATATCAACAATCTTCGCTTTCCTTACTTCATATCCTTCAGCATCTGAGCATGACAAATTGGGATAAAGGAGATTCAgcgaaaaaaagtaaattgaTACTAATAAGAAAGCATTGCAAAGCGAGGATTTCTTCTACAGAACAACCAACGTAAAAAGTCTCCAACATACATGCATGGAAATAAAAATTCCATAGAGCCTCGAAGATGTGAATAAAAGTGATTGGATCTCCAATCTCTTGGTCATTTgacaaaaagcaaaagaaaaaaagatcatCTTATACACAGGTTATAGCtgccaaagaaaatgaatactTCAAAGACAATTATTGCTAATTGTGCCAAACAGGAAATAGGAAAAAGACCACATATTCAGCTGGAGCAGAATAGAACCAAGCTCTTTTCGAGGTATAACAAACCGATAATATCAGAGTCAATAAGAGACCGAGTATGGAGCCTCAACCACATCATAAAAACAATAGCACTAAAGAGTAAGCTTTGATGTATCAATATTATAGTAAATTACCAGAAAACTTAGCTTCTGAAACCTTTCATCAATAGCAGAAATTATGTGGACAAGCTGTGACTTCAGAATGCCATCCCAGTTCTCAACTGAAAGATCACATTCTATTCGAGTTCCCACATCGATTACTTTCACGATCGGTACCCTAGCAGTCATGATTTTCTGGATGCTAGTAACATGGCCCTTCCCTAAAACAAACAGACttagattaaaaaataagaaaggtCAATAACAAGTAATTCTCATCAAATATTTCGTACCTTCAAAGCATAGGATCCAAAAACAAAGAAACTAACCATTTGCATAAGCAGATTCTCAATACTTATTAAATGTATTTCCTTGTGAAATTATTACAGGTTCTAATTGCAGAGccaaggagaaaaaaaaattggaaaagctTACTTTATCAACAATTGTGAGAAACAAAATGCACAATTTTACACTAACAAACAGGGCCTCATCTAAGAAGCCATGATAATCAACCAAATAGATAAGATAGGTCTCAAACCAACAAATAAAACACGTTGAAATTTCTTTAAtatgagaaagaaagaaattttaaattatcagGTACTTTGAAGGGCGTGCAGCTTCTTAGAAAACTTTTTAAGTGCCTGAATCTTCTTCTCTCGAGGACATTCAACTTCAGCACTCCCAAAGTTGATAGATAAGTCCAAATCACTTCCTGCAGTGAACATATCCATAACAAAGGAGCCAAATCCCTCCACAACAGGGCACTCATCTGAATTGCCTGAAATAATAAGCAGTAATCATAGTCTATCCTACCTTATAACTCAAACATGAAAACGAAGATGATTAAAACTGGAAATTGGTTACAGAGAGTAGATGAGAAAAGTGATCCAGCAATTATATAACAAAAACAGAAATCCATTGTAATTACTAAACAAGAAGAGTAGACAGGTTGATATTGTACCATGAAAAtaagaagagagaaaaaagtaTTCATCAGGCAGTTGGAAATCAAATGTCATATATCTTGACGAAAAAGGCATGAATATGATTACCTTTTGCTTTTTAACCTGAGCATGTTGAAGGAATCAGTTATATCTTTCTACTCACCCTAATCCCAATTTCCAAAAGAGATTCGAGTTAGAAACCGAAACTCAAAGACTTACCATATACTTCCTTTGCTATTGTATTGAAGATACGAATGAGATCCGTTCGATTATGATAATCAATTGGTTTTGGAAGACGCAGGGCATAAACATCATCGAGTATTCTACCGAGGCCAGATAGATGCACCGGATCAATGTTATTCTTTTTGAGTTCCTTCAGCTCAAACTTACTTGCCTTCTTCAATAGAACTGCCATGCAATACATTAGTTACACGCCAACATAACAATGATCAGAAAATAAGACACTACCCCCAGATAATCACCTTCCGACAAGATGAACAGAACTCGAGCAATCAGATCACTAAATTCATTCTAAAAACGACCTGAACGGCTAAGCATACATTTCAATCCACAACAAGAATATGCTAACTCAACCGATTCCAATAAACTCCACTAGCACGGACCCATATACCTTTTGAAAATTTCGCCAACAATTGAAGTTCACTGTTTACACGAAGCTTCACAAAGAATTTCTCAAGATGCTTAGCAACCACCCGAGCTTCTCAATGTTTTCTGGCGCACGAAAATTCATTTTGAAGCAAATTGATGTATTCATGAAAAAGGGTAGACTTCAATACAAAGAATATCACTGCTTAGCAATCCCTTCTAGACGAGAAGCTGCTATCTTTTCCGAACTTCATGCACCAAAAGCTGACAAAATGTGCAAAACAAACCGACCCGGATAAAGTAACAACGCACCATATGGGTAACAATGGAGCAAAACTGATAGCAGGAGGCCTTACCTTTCCTGGGTAATGCCATAGAATAGAATCTCAGAAGCACATACCACTCTCCGCTTCAACCCTGAGCAGCAGAGGAAAGTAAGATGAAGGGTTAACGGAACAATGActtcaaatgcaaaaacttAGCACAAAAATATCAGCAGCGCGTGATTGTTCATGGAGAAAGCAAAGCCGGGGTGATCGATCTCGAGAACCATTTGCATCCCAAGTGAAAAAACCGTGGAGCATACCTTGAAAAGATCGAACTTCTCTCCGACTCAAGCATCGAGATGGAGAGACAGACAAAGGGGCAGAGCACAGTGCTGCCGGGTCGGAGATGATGAGAGGGAGGAAGGACAAGGGAAAGAAGCTCCGGGGACTGGGCGTGACGTTACTATGCCATTCATTGGTTCGTTTTCCCGTGcataaagattttttttttcctctcccttttttcttcatttttctctcaaggTTTAATGGGCTTATTATGATGGCCGGCCCAATTAAAAAGGGCCTCAAAATATTTGGCCCAATCAATGGAGATACAGTAGGCCACTTTACTTTAGGCCCAAAGCTACAATGTTTAatctaaatttaaatttcaagaaaCTTATATTCGTGTCAACCAAACTAATTTTCTgcagaaatttttttacatatatgtaaacatatatttgttttttaagTCGGAGATTCGGAGGCAGGGAAGGTCCATGTTACAATCAGTTGTATGGTGCAATCATCTTTTTGATTGTTGGATGAtga from Punica granatum isolate Tunisia-2019 chromosome 3, ASM765513v2, whole genome shotgun sequence includes:
- the LOC116200221 gene encoding protein HESO1-like, which encodes MALPRKVLLKKASKFELKELKKNNIDPVHLSGLGRILDDVYALRLPKPIDYHNRTDLIRIFNTIAKEVYGNSDECPVVEGFGSFVMDMFTAGSDLDLSINFGSAEVECPREKKIQALKKFSKKLHALQRKGHVTSIQKIMTARVPIVKVIDVGTRIECDLSVENWDGILKSQLVHIISAIDERFQKLSFLVKAWAKANGINSSKDRTLNSLSIISLVAFHLQTRDPPILPPFSLFLKDGTEPAQVRKNVDGFKNYGKPNEESLSQLFMTLLIKLASVEKLWQKGLCASLYNASWTSKTFDSECNPISVEDFTDRSQNVARAVGTNEAKTIYDCINNSICFILMFLDGHMEGHKLSELIFGSEDTCLSPLVKLNPNHDHGGPTSRSRKNKKRKRNEDSPAKKVGKTWGGNPSRSSETSSTSASNFNPQLVPQQKPLVSSLVGGSFPALSTTDLVVLCNLLPQQHSLPQNLPGSDTTQFKPSAGNPLPWPNWGAT